Below is a genomic region from Mycolicibacterium neworleansense.
CACCGAGCCTTGATGTACGCCTGGTAGAGAACGCGCCCGGGCAGTCGAAGCCAGCTGTTTCACCGATGGTGTCAGAGTGTGCCAAATTTGCTGCCGCATGCACGTCTTGCATCCGCCAAGAGTCGAGGTACCACCCAGGTGTCGGCTACGGCGCCTCGGCGATAACAAATTCAATCGATGTGAGCATGCTGTGCAGCCGCTTAGGACTCAGCCGGTAGAAGGCCGGAACGGTGCCCACTCGAATCGATTCTGGCCGCAGTCATCGGCACAACGTGTGCACCAGTCACCGCCGGCCGGCCTGGAGGGGCGGCGGTATCGCCGAAAGTGCCCCGCACCCCATCCGGCAACGTACGGTTGGGAGTTACCGTAGAGCCCAGAGCTGCGACCGCGGATCGGCCCGGAGCACAACTCCCCCGCGACCGGCGGTCAGCGTCGGTCGCAGCGCGAGGCCGTCATGTCGGAATCCGTAAACGTCGAGTAGCTAGGGATCACGTAGAAGTGAGCGATACCGCGAAATCCGCACTGCCGCCTGGTCCTCCGCTTCCGATGGTGGTGCAGTCCGCGTTGATGGCGGGTTACGGTTTGCGCTTCCTGCGCGGGTGCCAACGCCGTTACGGCAACATGTTCACGCTGCGTATTCCGCTGTCGGGCACGGTCGTGTACCTCGCGGATCCGGCTGACATCAAGACGGTGTACGCCGGCGATCCGAAGGTATTCCATTCCGGCGAAGCGCATTGGTTTTTTCGTGGACTTCTCGGCGACAGCTCGCTGTTTGTGCTCGACGAGGATGCACACCACATCTTGCGCCGCCTGACGATGCCGGCATTTCACCGTGATGCCGTGGCAAACCAGGCTTCTCAGATGACCGAGATCGCTGCCGCGAACATCGCCGGCTGGGAGGTCGGCAAGAGCTTCGCGGTATTACCCAAAACAACAGAGATCACGCTGGAGGTGATCCTGCGGACCGTCATCGGCGCCAGCGACCCGGCGCGACTGGCCGCGTTGCGCAGGGTCGTGCCGCGGCTCCTGTACATGAAGTCGTGGGAAACGCCGGCGATCACGAAACCCAGCCTGCGACGCCATCATCCGTGGCGCGGAGTGGGCCGGCGATTCGAGGAGACCGACGCCCTGCTCTACGCCGAGATCGCCGACCGCCGTGCCGACCCGAACCTCGCCGAACGCACCGACGTTCTGGCCATGCTGGTCCGCGCCACCGACGACGACGGTCGCGTGATGTCCGACAGCGAACTGCGTGACCAGCTGCTGACTGCGATCGCGGCCGGACACGAGACCACCGCGACAGCCCTGTCCTGGGCGCTGGAGCGGCTGACCCGCCACCCGGCGGCGTTGGCCAAGGCCGTCCAGGCCGCCGATGCCAGCGCAGCGGGCGATCCGGCCGGCGACGAGTACCTCGATGCGGTGGTCAAGGAGACGCTGCGGATTCGCCCGGTGCTGTTCAGCTCGGGGCGGGTGCTGAAGGAGCCGATAGAGGTGGGCGGCTACCGGCTTCCGGCCGGCATCATGGTCGACCCGGCGATCGGACTAGTGCACGCCAGCCCCGCGGTGTACCCGGATCCGGACAGGTTCGACCCGGATCGAATGCTCGGAACCACTCTCGGCCCAACCACCTGGCTGCCGTTCGGCGGCGGGAACCGTCGCTGCCTCGGTGCCACCTTTGCCATGGTCGAGATACGGCTCGTACTACGTGAGATTCTCCGCAGGGTCGAGTTGAGCACCACGACTGCAGCAGACGAGAAGCAGAGGCCGAAGCATGTCACCTTCGTGCCGCATCGCGGTGGGGTGATCCACGTTCGGGCGATCAGGG
It encodes:
- a CDS encoding cytochrome P450 — encoded protein: MSDTAKSALPPGPPLPMVVQSALMAGYGLRFLRGCQRRYGNMFTLRIPLSGTVVYLADPADIKTVYAGDPKVFHSGEAHWFFRGLLGDSSLFVLDEDAHHILRRLTMPAFHRDAVANQASQMTEIAAANIAGWEVGKSFAVLPKTTEITLEVILRTVIGASDPARLAALRRVVPRLLYMKSWETPAITKPSLRRHHPWRGVGRRFEETDALLYAEIADRRADPNLAERTDVLAMLVRATDDDGRVMSDSELRDQLLTAIAAGHETTATALSWALERLTRHPAALAKAVQAADASAAGDPAGDEYLDAVVKETLRIRPVLFSSGRVLKEPIEVGGYRLPAGIMVDPAIGLVHASPAVYPDPDRFDPDRMLGTTLGPTTWLPFGGGNRRCLGATFAMVEIRLVLREILRRVELSTTTAADEKQRPKHVTFVPHRGGVIHVRAIRDTPLTSPASMAQAHCPANVHGSPNSQS